The stretch of DNA GCGTTTGTTGGCCATGGGGCCGAGGGTGGTGGCCTCGTTGAGGGGGTTACCCAGTTTGTAGGTGGAGACCAGTTGCACCGCCTTCTCCACGAAAGCGTCGTAGAGGCTGGCGTGCACGTAGATACGTTCGATGCCGCAGCAGCACTGGCCGGAGTTGAACATGGCGCCGTCGATCAGGGTGTCGACGGCGGCGTCCAGATTGGCGTCCTCCATCACATAGCCAGGATCCTTCCCCCCCAGCTCGAGCCCGAGCCCGGTGAAGGTACCTGCAGCGGCGCGCTCGATCGCCTGTCCTCCGCCGACCGAGCCGGTAAAATTGATGAAATCGAACTGGCGCTGGGCGATCAGCTGCTCCATGGTGTCGTGGTCACAGAAGATGTTGATAAAGAGGTCCGCCGGCAGCCCCGCCTCAAGGAAGGCCTGTACCATCCGCTCGCCCACCAGCAGGGTTTGGGTCGAGTGCTTGAGCACCACGGCGTTGCCCGCGATCAGGGCCGGCGCCACCGTGTTGATGGCGGTCATGTAGGGGTAGTTCCAGGGAGCGATCACCAGCACCAGGCCATGGGGCTCACGCAGGATGCGACGCTCGAAAGCCTCCGACGCCTCGACCACCATTGGGGCCAGGGCTTCGGTGGCGATGTCAGCCATATAGTTGGCGCGCTCACTGACGCCCCCGAACTCGCCGCCATAGCGGATGGGACGCCCCATCATGCGAGCCAGTTCGGGGACGATCTCGTCGTTCATCTGCCCGAGTCGCTCGACACCGGCGCGTACCAGTGCGATCCGTTCGCGCAGCGGTTTCGTGGACCAAAGGGTTTGCGCCTTGCGAACCGCCTGGATTCGTTGCTGCGCGTCGGAAATCGACAGCACCTCGCGTTCGGCATAGACCGAGCCATCGATGGGGCTGATGCACTTCAGGGTGGTGGCAGTATTCATGGGTAGGATCTCAATGGCCAACGTCGTGTCGGCGGGTTTTACGCAGTCGGCCCCCGTCACAGGGGCCGAGTTATCGGCTAACCGGGTGGCTGTCGGCCACGGGGTCGTTGTACACACCGGTACCCGAAGGGACCGGCGCTCAATCAGGCGCGCTCGAAGCCGCGCTGTACCTCCCAGTCGGTGACTCGGCGGTCGTACTCGAGCTGTTCCCAGCGGGCGGCGTGGACGTAGTGATCGACCACTGCATCACCGAATGCGCTGCGTAGCAGGGTCGACTGTTCCAGGGCATCGGCGGCATGGCGCAGGGTGGTGGGGATCTCCCTCACCTCGGCGCCACCCTTGTAGGCATCCCCCTTGAATTCCGGCTCCAGCTCGCGCTGGTTTTCGATGCCGTCGATGCCGGCGGCGATCAGTGCCGCCATCGCCAGGTAGGGGTTGAGGTCGGCGCCCCCGACCCGGCATTCAACGCGTACCGACTTGCTGTTCTCTCCGCACACCCGGTAGCCTGCGGTGCGGTTATCGAGACTCCAGATCGCCTTGGTGGGGGCGAAGGTACCTTCGACAAAGCGCTTGTAGGAGTTGATGCAGGGTGCCAGGAAATAGGTGATGTCACTGGCGTTGTGGAGCAGGCCCGCCATGTACTGGCGCATCAGGGGCGACATGCCATGTTCCGCCTCGCGGTCGTAAAAGAGGGGGGTGCCCTCCAGCGACCAGAGCGACTGGTGCACGTGGGAGGAGCTGCCGGCGGTGTCGAAGTGCCACTTGGCCATAAAACTGACGGCGTGGCCCTGCTGCCAGGCGATCTCCTTACAGGCGTTTTTGATGATGGCGTGGTTGTCCGCCATGGTCAGGGCCTCGGCGTAGCGGACGTTGATCTCCTCCTGTCCGGCGGCCGCTTCCCCCTTGGAGTTCTCCACCGGGATATTGGCCCCCTGCAGGCCGTTGCGGATCGCCCGCATCACATTCTCCTCCTTGGTGGTCTGGAAAATGTGGTAATCCTCGTTGTAGGGGCTGATCAGCTCGAGGTTGCGATAGCCCTTGGCGTGGGCCTGTTCAAAACTGTCCCGAAACAGGAAAAACTCCAGCTCGGTGGCCATATAGGGTTTCATTCCCATGGCGTGCAGGCGCGCTATCTGCTTTTTCAGGATGGCGCGCGGCGAATGGGCAACCTCCTGGTGAGTGTGGTGATCCAGCAGGTCGCACAGCACCAGGGCGGTCCCTTCGAGCCAGGGGATGCGCCTGAGGGTGCCGAGGTCGGGCTTCATGACGTAGTCACCGTATCCCGCCTCCCAGCTGGTGGACTGGTAACCGGGGACGGTTTCCATCTCCATGTCGGTGGCCTGCAGGTAGTTACAGCTGTGCGTTTCCTGCCAGGCGCTGTCGACAAAGAATTCGGCCTGGAAGCGCTTGCCCATGAGGCGTCCCTGCATATCGACCTGACACGCGAGCACGGTATCGATCTGTCCATTGTTGACCTCGGATTTGAGCTCTTCGAGGGTCAGTTTTCCCGCCATGTTGTTACCCTTTGCTGTTTGCTGATGAGTGTGTAAGGGCTAGGTTGCCCTTGTGGCTGGACTGGAAAACCCGGCGTACAGCTTCCGGGTGCTCCAGGTCCAGGGGTGGATGAGCTAGCTGCAGCGATAGGGCTTGCCGGCTTTTTCCATCACCGCGGAGTACTCCTTGAGGATCTTAACCACCCGGGCGTTACGCTCACTCTTGGCAGCGATCTCATCCCAGAACTTGTGCGCCTCGGCTTCCACGGTCGCCCATTCGGCATCGGGGATCGAGGTCAGCTTCATCTTGGTGCCGCTGGTACGCAGATGAGCTTCCCCTCCCCAGTACCAATGCTGGCGGTAGTAGTGGGAGCTGTCCATACAGAGTTTGAACAGGGTCTGGAGGTGCTCCGGCAGCTCATTCCAGCGGTCGCTGTTGGCGAAGTAGGAGCCCACCCAGGCGCCGGAGATGTTGTTGGTGAGGAAGTAGTTGGTGACGTCGGCCCAGCCTACCGTATAGTCCTCGGTGATTCCGGACCAGGCGATTCCATCGAGCTCACCGGTTTGCACCGCGACCTCGATATCTTCCCAGGGCAGGGTGACCGGCACCACGCCGAAACGGGAGAGGAACTTGCCCGCGGTAGGGAAGGTGAAGACCCGCTTGCCCTTGAGGTCAGCCAGGCTGTTGATCGGTTCCACCGTGGCAAAGTTGCAGGGATCCCAGGAGCCGGCACCCAGCCAGGTTACCCCCTCCACTTCGCTGTAGGCCTCTTCCCAGATCTCGTTGAGGCCGTACTGGTTGAACAGCACGGGGACGTCAAGGCTGTAACGGCTGGCGAAGGGGAAGTAGCCGCCGAACACCGAGATATCCACCGGCGCCGCGATCGAGTCATCGTCACTCTGTACCGCATCGATGGTACCGCGCTGCATGGCCCGGAACAGCTCACCGGTGGGAACCAGCTGGTCGGCGTAGTAGAGCTCAATCTCCATCTCACCGTTGGCGACCTTATTAAAGGCATCAATGGAGGGCTTGATGACGTGCTCAGCCAGGGCCGGGCCGGCGTAGGTTTGCAGCCGCCATTTGATCTTCTTGTTGCTGGCCGCGTGAACGGCGGGCGCGCCCAGCACTGATGTTCCGACTACGGCGGCGGATGCCGCTCCGGCTTTCTTGAGAAAATCGCGACGAGTATTGGACTCGTTTATATCCTTATCTTTCTTGTCAGTCATGTTTTTCTCCTGCTTAGGGATCTTGGGTACATGGATCATCAGATTCAAATGACGGTCTTGGTTACAGCGGACTCCTCCTTGGTGATGTGTGGCTAATCAGTCAAAATATCAGTTTCCATAGTAGGCTTCCGGAAGCCAGAGCGCGATCTGCGGGAAGGCCATGATGAGCACCAGTGCACAGGTCATGATCAGAACAAAGGGGATGACGGAGCGGTAGATATCCCCCAGGGAAACCTCCGGTGGTGCCATGGCCCGCATCAGGAACAGGTTGTAGCCGAAGGGCGGCGTCATGTAGGCGATCTGGCAGGTGATGGTGTAGAGAATGCCGTACCACACCAGGTCGAAGCCGAGGGCCCCCACCAGGGGAATAAAGAGCGGTGCAACGATCACCAGCATGGCGGTGTCATCGAGGAACATCCCCATGATGATGTAGGAGAGCTGCATCATGATCAGTATCTGCCAGGGACCCAGACCGAGCTGGTCCACAAAGAAGCCTTCGATGGCCCGCACGGCCCCCAGGCCGTCGAACACGGCGCCGAAGCAGAGGGCGGCCAGGATGATCCACATGAACATGCAGCTGATGACTAGCGTCTTCTTCAGGGTCTGGTCCATCACCTGGCGGGTCAGGCGGCGCTTAAAGAGGGCGGCCAGGGTGGCGGCAGTGGCGCCGTAGGCGGCGCTTTCCACCAGGCTGGCATAGCCCATCAGGAAAAGGCCAGTCATGGAAAAGAAGATCAGCAGCGGCAGTATGCCGGCCCGGAGCAGCGCCAGTTTTTGTGGCCAGGGTACCTTGCGCTCCTCCTGGCTGAGGGCGGGCCCCATCTCCGGCTGCAGGCGGCAGCGTACTACGATGTAGATGACAAACAGGGCGGCCATCATCAACCCCGGTAGCACTCCCGCCATCCAGAGTTTGCTGACCGGCTGGCGGGCGATCATGCTGTAGAGCACCATCACCACGCTGGGGGGAACCAGAATGCCGAGGGAGCTGCCCGCCTGAATCACCCCGGTCACCATAATCTTGTCATAGCCGCGCCTGAGCAGTTCAGGCATGGCGATGCTGGCCCCGATCGCCATGCCGGCAACGCTGAGGCCGTTCATGGCGGACACCACCACCATCAGGCCGATGGTGCCGATGGCCAGTCCGCCGTTGAGGGGCCCCATCCAGACATGGAACATCTTGTAGAGATCTTCGGCGATGCCGGACTCCGACAGCATGTAGCCCATGTAGATGAACAATGGCAGGGTCAGTAGGGGATACCATTTCATCAGTTTCATGGCCGCACTGAAGGCCATTTCCGATCCCCCGTCACCCCACATCAACAGGGCAGAGATCACGGCCACAAAGCCGATGGCGGCGAATACCCGTTGACCGGTCATCAGCATCACCATCATGGAGGCGAACATCAGCAGTGCGATCATCTCGTAACTCATGAGAGCTGCTCTCCTTTCAGCTTGGCGACATCCTTGAACAGGCAGGAGATCGCTTGCAACAGCATCAGGAAGATACCGATGACCATAATGATCTTGATGGGCGCCATGGAGGGCGCCCAGGCGGAGTAGCTCTCCTCACTATATTTGATGGCGTACTGGGTGCTGAAGAGTCCGCCGTAGAGCAAAAAGCCCAGGTAGGTGATCAGGAAAAGGACGGTGACCGCGTCAACCAGGGTGCGGGTGCGGTCGCTCCACTGGCTGTAGAAGAGATCCATGCGCACATGGCCATCCTCTTGCATCGAGTAGGCTCCCCCCACGAGGTAATAGGCGACCATCACAAACTGCGCCATCTCCAGGCTCCAGAGGGCAGGAATGAAAAAGGTTTTCATAAACGAGGAGTAGAGCAGTATTCCCATCATGGCGAAGATCAGGTACATCGCGCAGCGGCCGACCACCCGGTTCACCTTATCAACGTAATGGACATAGAGGCGGATCGCTTTTGGCATATCGGGGTTACTCGGTAGGGGGTGGGGTGGGGTGGTCGCTGAGCAGGGAGCGGGCGGCGCGCTGCAGCTGCTGCTGCAACAGGTCGGCAATCTGCTGTTGCCCGGCGCTCTGCTGCAGTAGGTCGTTGCGTATCTCGATCATGACGTTGGGCAGGCCCAGGGGCAGCGCGTGCTCCTTCAAGGTGTGGGTTACGCCGTCTGCAGGGCCGTAGGGCTCATTGCGACGAACGACCCGTGGCGGGCTGTTGAGGGGAGCCTCGAGCATCAGGTCCGCGAGACGTGAGTCACTGTCATGCAGGATGCCGATCTCCACCTCGCGGGGCACCCCTTTATAGACCGGGACAAAGGAGTGGAGGGTCACCAGCAGGGTGGGTTGCTGTCTGGTGACCCGGTTGGCGAGCAGGTTGGCGAGGGTTTGGCGAAAGGGCTCGTAAACCTGCTCGACCCGTGCCTGGTGCTGGGCTGGTGTCAGGTTGAGGTTGCCCGGTATGGGGTCGTTTTCGCTGAGGGTGCAGACCGCGTCGGGCGACTCAGGTGGGCGGTTGCAGTCGTAGACCAGGCGTGACACGCAGGCGGCGACCAGGGGTGCATCCAGGGAGCTCGACAATCGCCTGGCTACCTCCAGGGCGCCCGGGTCCCAGGCGATATGGCTTTCGATCTGCTCGGGAGAGAGCCCCAGCCGATCAAGGGCAGGAGGAATCCGGTTGCTGGCGTGCTCACACACCAGCAGGAAGTGACTGGAGCCCTCCGGGTTGATGGTTTCAACGGCTTTATGAACCCACTGCGGCATATCCTTTGGCGCGTTGTGTTTCACGTGATCGTCTCGTTGTGAAAGTGTTGGTCGAGTATTTCAGAAATAAAAAAAACAGGCAAATTTATTTCTGAAACAAATGCTACAATATAGGGCACACTGGATTCAGGCCTTTGACATGCTATGGTGCAGGCCGCCAAAACGAGGACACCAATAGTGAGCAAAGCCCCCTTTACCGTTGCCGAGCGCATCCGCAATCAGTTCGAGCGCCTGACCCGTACCGAGCGACGGCTGGCTAACGCCCTGCTGGAGAACTATCCGGTCTCCTGTCTTGGTAGTATTACCGCGATCGCTGCAACGGCGTCGGTTTCAACCCCTACCGTGGTAAGGATGGTGAAAAAGCTGGGCTTCAGTGGGGTGGCGGATTTCCAGGCATCGCTGCATGCTGAGCTGGAAGAGAGCATCAGCAACCCGATCACCAAGTTTAACCGCTGGAGCGACAGCGCCCCGGACGAGCATATCCTCAACCGGTTTGCGGACGCGACCATGAACAACCTGCGCCAGTCCCTCAAACAGATCGACCCGGCCACCTTTGATGCGGTGGCTGAGTTGCTATCGGATACGGAGCACGCGATGCATGTGGTGGGCGGGCGCATTACCCACTCCCTGGCAGACTATCTCTTCACCCACTTGCAGGTGATGCGCAAGGGGGTCACCCGGGTGGCCTCCAACTCCAATACCTGGCCCCACTACCTGCTGAACATGGAGGAGGGGGACCTGCTGGTGGCCTTTGACATCCGCCGCTATGAACACAACATCCACCACTTTGCCAAGATGGCCCGCGCCCGGGGGGTACGGCTGGTGCTCTTTACCGACCAGTGGGGATCACCGGCGGGGCAATACGCCGAACAGGTGTTCAACCTGCGCATTGAGGCACCCTCAGCCTGGGATTCTTCGGTGGTGATTCTGTTTGTGATCGAAGCCCTGATCGCGGCGGTTCAAAGTCGCATCTGGGATCAGAGCAAGGAGCGCATGGGCGAGCTGGAGTCCCTGTTCGATGAGACCCGCCTGTTCAAGAAGTTTTTCTGATCCCTACCTCGGCATCGGCGCGGGTGGGCACGGGGGTCGGGGGGGCACCGTTGCTGGCGCTGAGGTCGAAGAAGGATTCGATCGCTGCCCGCTCCCACATGGTGTCCTTGTAGCCGAGGTCGATCAGGGTGCCACAGAAATCCGCGGTAAAGAGCAGGTAACTGGCTGCGGTAGCGCCGCCGCCGCGTTTGGTGGCCCCCACGGCGTTGAGGGCAAAACGCAGTGCGCGGGACAATGAGCGCACCTTACGTCCGGCGATCAGGTCAATCTCCTCGGATGGGGAGACAATCAGGCTCTCGACTCGCCTGAGGGGGAGCCCCTCCTGGCGTCGGGTCTCTTCGGGTATGAGTCCGAGCAGGCGATTGATTCGCTCCAGGTGCTCAATATCGCTTTCCATTGCATCAATAAAAGCGCTATTGAACATCTGCCCCATGATCTGGGCCATGGAGGGGGTGTGGCGGACCGAACGTCGCCTTCCCCAGTGCACCGGATTGCGGTTGCCACTGACTCCGACCACCAGTATGTGATTGGCCCCCAGGTGGAGGGCGGGGCTGATGGGGGCCATCTGCCGCAGGGCGCCGTCGCCAAAGTACTCCCGGTGGATCTTAACGGCGGGAAAGATGGTGGGGATGGCGGAGGAGGCGAGCAGGTGGTCGTGGGTCAGCTCGCAGGGGGAGCCCACCCGCTGTGCCCGTCGCCAGGGGAGCAGCTGTGGATGTCCCTGGAAAAAGCTGACCGACTGGCCGGTACTGTAACCCATGGCGGTGACACAGAGGGCCTCAAGGGCGCCGCTACCGATGGCGTCATCGAGACGGTCGAAATCAACTTCCTCCCTGAGCAGGGTCATGAGGGGGGCATTGTCGAGCAGCGAGAGGGGTTTTGTTTCGGTGGCGCCCTGGTTAAACAGGGAGAGGCCGATCCGCAGCAGGCTACGCAGTAACGAGCGGGTACTGGTGTGGTAGATACGCTCGGGACTAAGGTTGCGCCAGACCCTCTCCAGGTTATCCACCGACTCCTGGAATGTGCCCGGGTGGCTGGCCAGGGTCGCGGCGTTGATGGCCCCGGCCGAGGTGCCGCAGATGATGGGGAACGGATTAGGGGCTTGCTCGGGAAGAATTTCGGCAATCGCCTTGAGAACGCCCACCTGGTAAGCCGCCCGGGCGCCGCCGCCGGAGAGCACCAGTGCGCGCTTGTCGATAATAGGGTCGGGGAGCTGCTTTTTTTTCCTGAGCATCATTGTCGGGCTTACATCCTTGGCCAATCCATAGGGAAATTCTAACCGC from Aestuariirhabdus litorea encodes:
- a CDS encoding TRAP transporter substrate-binding protein, encoding MTDKKDKDINESNTRRDFLKKAGAASAAVVGTSVLGAPAVHAASNKKIKWRLQTYAGPALAEHVIKPSIDAFNKVANGEMEIELYYADQLVPTGELFRAMQRGTIDAVQSDDDSIAAPVDISVFGGYFPFASRYSLDVPVLFNQYGLNEIWEEAYSEVEGVTWLGAGSWDPCNFATVEPINSLADLKGKRVFTFPTAGKFLSRFGVVPVTLPWEDIEVAVQTGELDGIAWSGITEDYTVGWADVTNYFLTNNISGAWVGSYFANSDRWNELPEHLQTLFKLCMDSSHYYRQHWYWGGEAHLRTSGTKMKLTSIPDAEWATVEAEAHKFWDEIAAKSERNARVVKILKEYSAVMEKAGKPYRCS
- a CDS encoding N-formylglutamate amidohydrolase; this encodes MKHNAPKDMPQWVHKAVETINPEGSSHFLLVCEHASNRIPPALDRLGLSPEQIESHIAWDPGALEVARRLSSSLDAPLVAACVSRLVYDCNRPPESPDAVCTLSENDPIPGNLNLTPAQHQARVEQVYEPFRQTLANLLANRVTRQQPTLLVTLHSFVPVYKGVPREVEIGILHDSDSRLADLMLEAPLNSPPRVVRRNEPYGPADGVTHTLKEHALPLGLPNVMIEIRNDLLQQSAGQQQIADLLQQQLQRAARSLLSDHPTPPPTE
- a CDS encoding patatin-like phospholipase family protein, whose translation is MMLRKKKQLPDPIIDKRALVLSGGGARAAYQVGVLKAIAEILPEQAPNPFPIICGTSAGAINAATLASHPGTFQESVDNLERVWRNLSPERIYHTSTRSLLRSLLRIGLSLFNQGATETKPLSLLDNAPLMTLLREEVDFDRLDDAIGSGALEALCVTAMGYSTGQSVSFFQGHPQLLPWRRAQRVGSPCELTHDHLLASSAIPTIFPAVKIHREYFGDGALRQMAPISPALHLGANHILVVGVSGNRNPVHWGRRRSVRHTPSMAQIMGQMFNSAFIDAMESDIEHLERINRLLGLIPEETRRQEGLPLRRVESLIVSPSEEIDLIAGRKVRSLSRALRFALNAVGATKRGGGATAASYLLFTADFCGTLIDLGYKDTMWERAAIESFFDLSASNGAPPTPVPTRADAEVGIRKTS
- a CDS encoding TRAP transporter large permease; translation: MSYEMIALLMFASMMVMLMTGQRVFAAIGFVAVISALLMWGDGGSEMAFSAAMKLMKWYPLLTLPLFIYMGYMLSESGIAEDLYKMFHVWMGPLNGGLAIGTIGLMVVVSAMNGLSVAGMAIGASIAMPELLRRGYDKIMVTGVIQAGSSLGILVPPSVVMVLYSMIARQPVSKLWMAGVLPGLMMAALFVIYIVVRCRLQPEMGPALSQEERKVPWPQKLALLRAGILPLLIFFSMTGLFLMGYASLVESAAYGATAATLAALFKRRLTRQVMDQTLKKTLVISCMFMWIILAALCFGAVFDGLGAVRAIEGFFVDQLGLGPWQILIMMQLSYIIMGMFLDDTAMLVIVAPLFIPLVGALGFDLVWYGILYTITCQIAYMTPPFGYNLFLMRAMAPPEVSLGDIYRSVIPFVLIMTCALVLIMAFPQIALWLPEAYYGN
- a CDS encoding aldehyde dehydrogenase family protein, with the protein product MNTATTLKCISPIDGSVYAEREVLSISDAQQRIQAVRKAQTLWSTKPLRERIALVRAGVERLGQMNDEIVPELARMMGRPIRYGGEFGGVSERANYMADIATEALAPMVVEASEAFERRILREPHGLVLVIAPWNYPYMTAINTVAPALIAGNAVVLKHSTQTLLVGERMVQAFLEAGLPADLFINIFCDHDTMEQLIAQRQFDFINFTGSVGGGQAIERAAAGTFTGLGLELGGKDPGYVMEDANLDAAVDTLIDGAMFNSGQCCCGIERIYVHASLYDAFVEKAVQLVSTYKLGNPLNEATTLGPMANKRFATEVRAQIQEAIADGATALIDPALFPEDDGGAYLAPQILTNVDHRMRVMRDESFGPVVGIMKVENDAEAIELMNDCEFGLTASLWTADAERAAAIGAQLQTGTVFMNRADYLDPALCWTGCKNTGRGGALSVIGFHNLTRPKSYHFKRII
- a CDS encoding TRAP transporter small permease subunit, giving the protein MPKAIRLYVHYVDKVNRVVGRCAMYLIFAMMGILLYSSFMKTFFIPALWSLEMAQFVMVAYYLVGGAYSMQEDGHVRMDLFYSQWSDRTRTLVDAVTVLFLITYLGFLLYGGLFSTQYAIKYSEESYSAWAPSMAPIKIIMVIGIFLMLLQAISCLFKDVAKLKGEQLS
- a CDS encoding MurR/RpiR family transcriptional regulator, whose product is MSKAPFTVAERIRNQFERLTRTERRLANALLENYPVSCLGSITAIAATASVSTPTVVRMVKKLGFSGVADFQASLHAELEESISNPITKFNRWSDSAPDEHILNRFADATMNNLRQSLKQIDPATFDAVAELLSDTEHAMHVVGGRITHSLADYLFTHLQVMRKGVTRVASNSNTWPHYLLNMEEGDLLVAFDIRRYEHNIHHFAKMARARGVRLVLFTDQWGSPAGQYAEQVFNLRIEAPSAWDSSVVILFVIEALIAAVQSRIWDQSKERMGELESLFDETRLFKKFF
- a CDS encoding glutamine synthetase family protein; amino-acid sequence: MAGKLTLEELKSEVNNGQIDTVLACQVDMQGRLMGKRFQAEFFVDSAWQETHSCNYLQATDMEMETVPGYQSTSWEAGYGDYVMKPDLGTLRRIPWLEGTALVLCDLLDHHTHQEVAHSPRAILKKQIARLHAMGMKPYMATELEFFLFRDSFEQAHAKGYRNLELISPYNEDYHIFQTTKEENVMRAIRNGLQGANIPVENSKGEAAAGQEEINVRYAEALTMADNHAIIKNACKEIAWQQGHAVSFMAKWHFDTAGSSSHVHQSLWSLEGTPLFYDREAEHGMSPLMRQYMAGLLHNASDITYFLAPCINSYKRFVEGTFAPTKAIWSLDNRTAGYRVCGENSKSVRVECRVGGADLNPYLAMAALIAAGIDGIENQRELEPEFKGDAYKGGAEVREIPTTLRHAADALEQSTLLRSAFGDAVVDHYVHAARWEQLEYDRRVTDWEVQRGFERA